A single window of Luteipulveratus halotolerans DNA harbors:
- a CDS encoding ubiquinone/menaquinone biosynthesis methyltransferase: MTLPADTTPPDAEQPEPTRVREMFARVAPRYDLANRVMTLGQDRRWRKAIQEHAALPRDGRLLDLATGTGQIAFDALERCPSARIVAADLTSEMLDVARQRPGADRIEWRQLDARELPFDDASFDAVTHGYLLRYLTDDFVGALREQWRVLAPGGRLVALDSSPGKPGLVGRVAAGVTAYWPRLVGSVVAGNARDYEFLQQSTLAFLTPEAVLGRLEEAGFVECGHRSYMQGMLTLFWARKPLDA; the protein is encoded by the coding sequence ATGACACTCCCCGCCGACACGACCCCGCCCGACGCCGAGCAGCCCGAACCGACCCGGGTGCGCGAGATGTTCGCTCGGGTGGCGCCGCGCTACGACCTGGCCAACCGCGTCATGACGCTCGGCCAGGACCGGCGCTGGCGGAAGGCGATCCAGGAGCACGCCGCGCTCCCCCGCGACGGGCGTCTGCTCGACCTCGCCACGGGCACGGGCCAGATCGCGTTCGACGCGCTCGAACGCTGCCCGTCCGCCCGCATCGTCGCCGCCGACCTGACGTCGGAGATGCTCGACGTCGCACGGCAGCGGCCCGGAGCCGACCGGATCGAGTGGCGGCAGCTCGACGCGCGCGAGCTGCCGTTCGACGACGCGTCGTTCGACGCCGTGACGCACGGCTACCTGCTGCGCTACCTCACCGACGACTTCGTCGGAGCGCTGCGCGAGCAGTGGCGGGTGCTCGCGCCGGGCGGTCGTCTCGTCGCGCTCGACTCCTCACCGGGCAAGCCCGGGCTGGTCGGTCGCGTCGCAGCCGGCGTCACGGCGTACTGGCCTCGGCTCGTGGGTTCGGTCGTCGCGGGCAACGCGCGCGACTACGAGTTCCTGCAGCAGTCGACGCTCGCGTTCCTCACGCCCGAGGCGGTGCTCGGCCGGCTGGAGGAGGCGGGGTTCGTCGAGTGCGGGCACCGCTCGTACATGCAGGGCATGCTCACGCTGTTCTGGGCGCGCAAGCCGTTGGACGCCTGA
- a CDS encoding trans-sulfuration enzyme family protein: MRTSSHHTATTPSVATVAVHAGREDLAGRGVHVPPLDQSSTYPLPSVEAGGAAYEQMATGGRPRQDDSLVYQRLWNPNVDRFERGVARLEGADEAVAFSSGMAAITACLLATVSAGRPHVVAVRPLYGGTDHLLATGLLGTQVTWATADEVAAAVRADTGLVVVESPANPTLDLVDIAAVVKAAGDVPVLVDNTFATPVLQQPLALGAALAVHSATKFLGGHGDLLGGVVATHDDWAVRLRQVRALTGGVLAPTAAYQLHRGLQTLPMRVRTQQAGAQVIAQWLVDQPEVADVAYPVLSQCDSAGLVATQMAGPGSVLSFTMAGGAEAAAAVAESCRLITHAVSLGGVDSLIEHAAALTQRPVAAEAKPNAALLRLSVGLEDPADLIADLAQAFRMSSQAWPTRSMEHGDAVKVDALT, from the coding sequence ATGCGCACGAGCAGCCACCACACCGCCACCACACCCTCGGTGGCCACAGTCGCCGTCCACGCCGGCCGCGAGGACCTCGCCGGCCGCGGAGTCCATGTGCCCCCGCTCGACCAGTCGAGCACGTACCCGCTGCCGTCCGTCGAGGCCGGCGGCGCGGCGTACGAGCAGATGGCCACGGGCGGTCGTCCGCGCCAGGACGACTCCTTGGTCTACCAGCGGCTCTGGAACCCCAACGTCGACCGCTTCGAGCGCGGTGTGGCCCGCCTCGAAGGCGCCGACGAGGCCGTGGCGTTCTCGTCCGGCATGGCGGCGATCACCGCGTGCCTGCTCGCCACCGTGTCCGCCGGCCGACCGCATGTGGTCGCGGTGCGTCCGCTCTACGGCGGCACCGACCACCTCCTGGCGACGGGGCTCCTCGGCACCCAGGTGACCTGGGCCACCGCTGACGAAGTCGCCGCCGCCGTGCGCGCCGACACGGGCCTGGTCGTCGTCGAGTCGCCGGCCAACCCCACCCTCGACCTGGTCGACATCGCGGCCGTGGTCAAGGCTGCCGGCGACGTGCCCGTCCTGGTCGACAACACCTTCGCGACGCCCGTGCTGCAGCAACCGCTCGCCCTGGGTGCTGCGCTGGCCGTGCACTCGGCGACCAAGTTCCTCGGTGGTCACGGCGACCTGCTCGGCGGAGTCGTTGCTACCCATGACGACTGGGCCGTACGCCTGCGCCAGGTCCGCGCGCTGACCGGCGGCGTGCTCGCACCCACCGCCGCCTATCAGCTGCACCGCGGCCTCCAGACCCTGCCGATGCGCGTACGCACACAGCAGGCCGGCGCGCAGGTCATCGCGCAGTGGCTCGTCGACCAGCCAGAGGTGGCCGATGTCGCGTATCCCGTTCTCTCCCAATGTGATTCGGCCGGACTCGTGGCTACGCAGATGGCCGGGCCGGGGTCCGTCCTGTCCTTCACCATGGCCGGCGGGGCCGAGGCGGCCGCCGCCGTCGCCGAGTCGTGCCGGCTCATCACGCACGCGGTGTCGCTCGGCGGGGTCGACAGCCTCATCGAGCACGCGGCTGCGCTGACGCAGCGTCCCGTCGCGGCCGAGGCCAAGCCGAACGCCGCGCTCCTGCGCCTGTCCGTCGGGCTCGAGGACCCGGCCGACCTGATCGCCGATCTGGCGCAGGCCTTCCGGATGTCCTCGCAGGCGTGGCCGACGCGATCGATGGAGCACGGCGACGCGGTGAAGGTCGACGCCCTCACCTGA
- a CDS encoding helix-hairpin-helix domain-containing protein yields the protein MMIRPAEQAAIKRGDIDLAFRRWASPRVVVGTRMRTSVGLVEVTSVESVSPDSLTADDARRAGAASLDTLLTALAARPDDPIWRVGLTYAGPDPREALRSTVPDAAGIAEIEQRLARLDRASKIGAWTHQTLDLIDENPERRAPDLAAQVGRETADFKKDVRKLKELGLTESLDIGYRLSPRGEAVVDARLPAPRVRVPRPSGTPLPKIGAPATRALRAVGVRSLEAVTAYSSDELLAMHGVGPIAVARLKDALRDAGLAFKDAAG from the coding sequence ATGATGATCCGTCCGGCCGAGCAGGCTGCGATCAAGCGGGGCGACATCGACCTCGCGTTCCGCCGGTGGGCCTCCCCGCGCGTCGTCGTCGGTACGCGGATGCGCACGTCCGTGGGGCTCGTCGAGGTGACCTCGGTCGAGTCGGTGTCGCCTGACTCGTTGACCGCGGACGACGCTCGGCGGGCAGGCGCCGCGTCGCTCGACACCCTGCTCACCGCGCTCGCCGCCCGGCCGGACGACCCGATCTGGCGGGTCGGGCTCACGTACGCCGGGCCCGACCCGCGCGAGGCGCTCCGCTCGACCGTGCCCGACGCGGCCGGCATCGCCGAGATCGAGCAACGGCTGGCCCGCCTCGACCGGGCGTCGAAGATCGGCGCGTGGACACATCAGACGCTCGACCTGATCGACGAGAACCCCGAGCGCCGGGCGCCTGATCTGGCCGCGCAGGTCGGGCGCGAGACCGCCGACTTCAAGAAGGACGTGCGCAAGCTCAAGGAGCTCGGGCTCACCGAGTCGCTCGACATCGGCTACCGGCTGTCACCGCGCGGCGAGGCGGTGGTCGACGCCCGACTGCCCGCGCCGCGCGTACGTGTGCCGCGACCGTCGGGCACGCCGCTGCCCAAGATCGGCGCACCGGCGACGCGCGCGCTGCGGGCGGTCGGGGTGCGGTCGCTGGAGGCCGTGACGGCGTACTCGTCGGACGAGCTGCTGGCCATGCACGGCGTCGGCCCGATCGCGGTGGCTCGCCTGAAGGACGCGCTGCGCGACGCCGGCCTGGCGTTCAAGGACGCGGCCGGCTGA
- a CDS encoding alpha/beta fold hydrolase produces MTTSAPLPSFVLVPGYWLGAWAWDAVADDLRARGHDVLALTLPGLDPDDPQRFSATLVQQADAVSAAVKAASPPVVLVAHSGAGAVASLVLDRDPGSVARVVYVDSGPSSDGSAFDASLPAEVTELPLPLPAYDDLEASVDGLTDEQLATFRERAVPEPAGVVRAPVELIDEARHEVPTTIIASSIPSEVMMQMARDGHPMMAAVAELRDLQLVDLPTGHWPMWSRPADLAAAIADASVDA; encoded by the coding sequence ATGACGACATCCGCACCGCTTCCGTCCTTCGTCCTCGTCCCCGGTTACTGGCTCGGCGCCTGGGCGTGGGACGCCGTCGCCGACGACCTGCGCGCACGCGGTCACGACGTGCTCGCGCTCACGCTGCCCGGGCTGGATCCCGATGATCCGCAACGGTTCTCGGCGACCTTGGTCCAGCAGGCCGACGCGGTGAGCGCTGCAGTGAAGGCGGCATCACCACCGGTCGTCCTGGTCGCGCACAGTGGCGCCGGCGCGGTCGCTTCACTCGTGCTCGACCGCGACCCGGGATCGGTGGCTCGGGTCGTCTACGTCGACAGCGGCCCGTCGAGCGACGGGTCGGCGTTCGACGCCTCGCTTCCGGCCGAGGTCACGGAGCTGCCGCTGCCGCTGCCGGCGTACGACGACCTGGAGGCGAGTGTGGACGGTCTCACCGACGAGCAGCTCGCGACGTTCCGCGAGCGCGCGGTGCCCGAGCCGGCCGGCGTCGTACGAGCGCCGGTCGAGCTCATCGACGAGGCACGCCACGAGGTGCCGACGACGATCATCGCGTCGTCGATCCCGTCGGAGGTGATGATGCAGATGGCGCGTGACGGACACCCGATGATGGCCGCGGTCGCCGAGCTGCGCGACCTGCAGCTGGTCGACCTCCCGACCGGCCACTGGCCGATGTGGAGTCGACCGGCCGACCTCGCAGCGGCGATCGCGGACGCGTCGGTCGACGCCTGA